The Streptomyces sp. GSL17-111 region AAAACGGAATCGAACCGTTGACCTTCTCCTTACCATGGAGACGCTCTGCCGACTGAGCTATTGGGGCGAGCGAGGAAGACACTACACGCTCCGCCGCCGAAGGTGAAATCCGTATCGTCCCTGTGAGGCGCCCCTCCCGGACGCCCTCGGAGCCCCTCGCGGCCACCCTCCGAGCACCCGCCGGAGCCGTCCCTTCCGGTACGACTTTTGCCGACCGCCCCGCGACTGCCCGCCCCGGACACCCCCCGCGTCCTACGCTCGGTCCGACCCTGCCCACGGAACGTGCACTTCACCGCGCCACACCGTCGGCCCGGGGCGCCCCCACAGACACTCCTCGACCGAGGGACAGCACCCAGCGGGAGCCCGATGCCGGACAGCCAGCCCCAGGAACCCGGGCGCCACGAACGCGCCGGAGCGAGCGCGGAGTCGGGTGGCCTGGTCCTCAGCGGCGCCCGTCTCGCCGACGGCAGAACCGTCGACGTCCGCGTCACCGGCGGCCGCATCGAGGCCGTCGGCACGGCCGGAAGCCTCGCCGACGCGGACTCCCGCGCCCGGGGCACCCGCCTCGACCTGGGCGGATACCTCCTGCTGCCCGCCCCCGCCGAGCCCCACGCCCACCACGACAGCGCCCTGACCGCCGACACCGACGGACCGCCCTCCCTGGAACCCGTCGACATCCAGCGCCGCACCACCCAGGCCGCGCTCCTGCAACTCGGCCACGGCGCCACCGCCATCCGCACCCACGTGCGCATCGGCGACGTCGCCGGACTCCGCTCGCTCCAGGCCGTCCTCGGCGCCCGCCGCGCGCTGCGGGGGCTGACGGAGCTGCGCGTCGTCGCCGTGCCTCGCCAACTCACCGGCACGGCCGGAGCCGACGGGCTGGCCATGCTCCGCGACGCCCTCCGCATGGGCGTGGACGTCGTCGGCGGCTGCCCCGACCTCGACCCCGACCCGTCGGGCCACGCCGAGGCCGTGCTCGAGCTCGCCGCCGAACACGGCCGCGCCGTCGACCTCCACACCGACGCCCCCGAACCGGCCCGGCTCGCCCGGCTCGCCGCGATGGCCGGCGGGCTGCGGCCCCACGTCACCATCGGCCCCTGCTGCGGGCTCGCCCGGCTCCCGCACGACGTCGCCGCCCACCTCGCCGGACGGCTCGCCGCCTCCGGCGTCAGCGTCGTCACCCTGCCCCAGGGCGGCTGCGCGCTCGACGGCTCGGCGGGCCACCCCGACGCGAGCGGCTGGGTGCCACTGCGGCTGCTCCGCGCGGCGGGCGTCCACGTCGCGGCGGGCAGCGGCGCCCTGCGCGACGCCGCCAACCCCGTCGGGCGCGGCGACCCCCTGGAGGCCGCCTTCCTCCTGGCGTCCCGCGCCGAGGCCAGCCCCGAGGACGCCTACGCGGCCGTCAGCACCCACGCCCGACGGGCCCTCGGGCTCCCCCCGGTGCGCGTCGAGGCCGGTTTCCCGGCCGAACTGCTGGCCGTCCGAGGGCAGACGGTGCCGGGCGTCCTGTCGCTGGGGTACAGCCGCGTCGTGCTCCACCGGGGCCGCGTGGTCGCCCGCACCAGCGCGGTGCGGGAGTTCTGCGACGCGGCCGACGCCGCCGGGCTCGACCTGCCGCGACAGGCGCAGAGATGACACCGCGCCAGAGCCCGGGTGACGTACCGTCGGACGCATGCGCACAGTCATCGCAGGGGGCAACGGACAGATCGCGGTGCGGCTCGAACAGCTGCTCACCGCACGCGGCGACGAGGCGGTCGGCCTGATCCGGCGCCCGGAGGCGGCCGACACCGTCCGGGCGGCCGGGGCCGAACCCGTCGTCTGCGACCTGGAGTCCGCTCCCGTCGCGGAGGTCGCCGGTCACCTCGCGGGCGCCGACGCCGCCGTCTTCGCCGCCGGAGCCGGGCCGGGCAGCGGAGCGGCCCGCAAGGAGACGATGGACCGCCGGGGCGCCGAGCTCTTCGCCGAGGCCGCCGCCCGGGCCGGCGTCCGCCGCCTGATCGTCGTCTCGGCCATGCGGGTCGACGAGGAGCCGCCGCCCGGCATGGACGAGGTCTTCGCCGCCTACCTCCGCGCCAAGGGCGCCGCCGACGCCGCCGTGCGCGCCCGGACCGACGTCGACTGGACGATCCTGCGTCCCGGCCGCCTCACCGACGCGCCCGGCACCGGCCGCGTCCACCTCGGCCCGGACGCCGAACGCGCCGAGGTGCCGCGCGACGACGTGGCGGCCGTCCTCGTCGCCCTCCTCGACGAACCCCGCACCGCCGGCCTCACCCTCAACCTCGTCAGCGGCGAGACCCCCGTCCCCACCGCCGTCACCGCCGCCCTGCCCTGACTGGACAGCCCTTCGGGACCGCCGGAGCATGGAAAGAGGGGCACGCTCGGAAGGGGCCACCATGCCGACGCTGCACATCGAGCACCCGGTCACCGACTACGGCCGGTGGAAGGCGGCGTTCGACCGCCTTTCCGACCAGCGTCGGCGGGCAGGGGTGCGCCACCACCGCATTCACCGCCCGGTCGACGACCCCGCGTACATCGTCGTGGAACTGGACTTCGACACCGTGGAGGCGGCCGAGGCGTGGGCCACCACCCTCCGCACCCGCATCTGGCCCGCTCCCGAGAACGCTCCCGCGCTCGTCGGTACCCCTCGGACCATGATCCTCGATCTCGCCGAGGAGAAGCAGCTCGCCTGACCGTCGGCTCCGCACACCAGAACGGCCCCTGATCGCTGGATCAGGGGCCGTTTCAGGTCCTGTGGCGGCGCCAGGATTCGAACCTGGGAAGGCTGAGCCGGCAGATTTACAGTCTGCTGCGCGTGCCACCGAGGCCGCTGGTCTGGCCTGCCCCTTTGTTCCACACTCCCCGCATGGACGCCTGCCCCGTCCACATGTCGTCCACAGCGACCCCAGTCAGGCCGTCCGCCCAGGGCCCCCTGTGGGAAAGCCTGTCCCACAGGGGGCCCTATTCAGTCAGCCACGAACGGCGCTGACCAAGGCTGCGAGCGCCCCGATCACCCCTGTAAGTGCAGTCACCAAGGGCACCCAGCGGTTGACCCATTGGGGGTCTCCGTCCTTACGCTTCCCCATGGAAGGGGTCTCGGGCTTCGACACGTTGCTCCTCCAATGAAGGGCCAGGGGCCGTCTCAGTTGCCCTGGCCACACGAGTCGGTGTCGCCCCTGTCAGCCACGACGGGGGCGACGCTGTCTTCTGGATGAAGGCAACCTGTCCGAGGCAACGAACGCTATGCGCTCGGCCAAACCCAGCGAATGCCGGACAGCTCACCAGCAGGCCACCTAAGATGCTCAAGCATTCACCGGACAGGCCCGGACAGGCCCGGACAGTCTCGGCCAGAGCCGGACACCTGCGGACAGCAACAGGGGGACAACACGTGAGCTTGGCGAAACAGCTTCAGGAGCTGCGAGTACGGGCAGGAAATCCCAGCATCCGCAGGATTGAGCACCTGATCGGGCGGCAAGGACGAGACCGCCCGATGGCACGTTCCACTATTCAGGACAAGATTTCAGGTAAAAGCTCACTCAACTTGCTTGAAGTATTGTCAATCGTGGAAGCACTAGCGGAGCACGCGAGGGTTAACGGAACGCCACTCCCCCCGCAGGAGATAGCTCAAGGAATCTGGCGTGAACGCGTGACAAACTTCGCCAGGAACGCGAAAAATAAACATTCCACTCATTACGCACCAGCCGTTACCCCAGAAAGAGAAATTCCATGGAATCTTGAGGCGCTTAAGCTAGCTCAAATGTACGATCTCATTGAGATAGTGGAAAATTCGACCGAAACCCCGACGGCGTTCTGGCTCCCGCAGATAGTAGAACCCATGCTGCGGGCCGAGATGTCTGTCAGCGATCTCATGAGAAGAGCTGCCCAAGATAGCCCGCAGTCGATAGTTCAGACTCTCGCAGTACTAAATAACGAGTTCCCCCAGGATAAACCTATCGACCCACGGGGCGAGCCTGTGCTGTGGGTAGTATCGGATAACGATCGAACTGTTGGGTCACTTCTCGCGCACACAGCACGGATTCACGGGACAACGTCAACACCTGCAATCGTCGTTGCCATGCGCCGAGCGGAAATAGAGGAACATGCCGATGCTTACCTCGCGAACATTGCAAGAATACACCCGCCTAAAAATATTCAGTCCATAGTGCAGCAACTCCGGAGTGCCACACTATCTGGTGATGCAAAGAAGATTCTCAGGCACATCGGACTAGGGCGGCGAAGCAACGAGCTCATCGAGATTGTGACCTATCTCCGGAAAGCGGGCCAGGAAGGCGACGCCAAAGAGATCCTTAAAGCAGTAGCCGCCGGGAAATGGTACCGACTCAAGAATGTGGTCGACCACATTCAGAGCCACGAATCTGCCGAATATTTCACGAGAGCGATTATTGACGGAATCCCTTGGGGCGAGCATTCGAACTACAGTAAAGAAGTTCGGAAACTTGGCAACAAGGAACTGGCTGAGAAAATTCTGGCAATGGCCAACGAGCCCCCTTTCTAGTCTCAGTACGCCAACTCGGCCGCAGCACGAAATGCAGTACTCGCGATGGCCATATTATCCAGAACTACAACCCCTGCGGCGAATAGAAGGTGGCCTGAGTTGTTCCAAGCACACGTAGTCGGCTCAGATATTCATGGGCCGCAGGGTCGCTTGCGTAGGACCGCCGCACCTCCGCCGCCAACTCGCGACTTGTCATGAGCAACGACGGCATAGATTGCCGATCGCCCTGGAGTGCATGGTTGCCAAAGGCTAGCGCCTGCTCTAGATCACCTTGACGAGCCGCTGTTACGCCAAGCGTTACGCGGGCTTCGGCGTTGCGCATGGGGGAGCGTTCTGTGCCGTCGAAGTCGGTGCCGTCGCGGAGGACTTGTTCGGCGAGATTACGGGCGAGCTTGTTCTCGCCGACGAGGCGGTAGCAGTCCATCGCGTAGAAATCGAACTTCGCAGGGTCGACCACGAAGTGGTTGTCCAGGTTTTCTTGAAGCGGCATGCCTTCCAGGAGGCGGCGGCCTCGGTCGAGCGTCACCTCGACCTGTCGGCGGTCCCCTATGCGGGCCCACGCCTTCGCTTCCTGAGCCGCTAGTGTCCTGAGTCGTTAGTTCGTGTGCAGTATGCGGCGAGGGTTTCGAGGATCTCGTCTGCGGTCTTGGTCCAGATGAACGGCTTGGGGTTCTTGTTCCACTCGTTGATCCAGCCGCGGATGTCCCGCTCGAGTTCGATCACGCTGCGGTGGGTCGAGCGGCGGAGTTTGCGGGAGGTCAGCTCGGCGAACCAGCGCTCGACGAGGTTGAGCCAGGAGGCGGAGGTGGGGGTGAAGTGCAGGTGGAAGCGGGGGTGTCGCAGCAGCCACTTCTTGACCGCTTCGGTCTTGTGGGTGGCGTAGTTGTCCAGGACCAGGTGGAGTTCGAGGTGCTTGGGCACGGCGGCGTCGATGGTCTTCAGGAAGCGGAGGAACTCCTGGGCGCGGTGGCGTCGGTAGTGCTGGGCTATGACCGAGCCGGAGACGATGTCCAGGGCGGCGAACAGGCTGGTGGTGCCGTGCCGGACGTAGTCGTGCGTCATCCTCGCCGGGACCGTCGGCGCCAGGGGCAGCACGGGCTGGGTGCGGTCCAGAGCCTGGATCTGCGACTTCTCGTCCACCGCCAGGACCAGGGCGTTCTCCGGGGGCGAGAGGTAGATGCCGACCACGTCGCGGACCTTGGTGACGAACTGCGGGTCGGTCGAGAGCTTCCACGTCTCAACGATGTGCGGCTTGAGGCCGAACGCCCGCCAGATCCGCGAGACGGCCGACTGCGACATGCCCTCGACCTGGGCCATCGACCGCGTCGACCAGTGCGAATCACCCGACGGCGGCGCCTGGCCAAGGGTCCTGGCGACCATGGCCTCGACCTGCTCGTCGGAGATTTTTCGGGGCGCCCCCGAACGCGGAAGGTCCACCAGACCCTCCAACCGGTCCGCGACGAACCTCGAGCGCCACTTCCGCACCGTCTCCCGCGAGATCCCCAGGTCATCCGCGACCTGCGCGTTCGGTCGACCCTCGGCACACGCCAGGACGATCCTCGACCGCAGCACCAGAGCCTGCGAGGCCGTCCGTTTGCGCAACCAGCCCCGCAGGACACGGCGTTCGTGATCAGACAGCTCCAGCAGCAACGGCTTCGGACCAGGCATCGCCCCACCCTACAACCGCAACCGAACAAACGACTCAGGACACTAGCTGCACAGCGACACCGTGGTTCGCGGCATGTTCGGCGCCAGCTTGGGAGGCGGCGATGACGCCTCGGTAGTCGCCTGTTGTGAGGGCGAACCAGGCGCGCATCTCGTGGGCCCATCCGGTGAGCTCGCTGTGGTCGGTCTCAGTGGCGAGTGAGAGCGCAGCCCGGCGCGTGGACTCAGCGCCGTGGCGGTTGCCCATGTCGTACTCGACGCAGCCGACCAGGAGCGCCAGCCACCCAGAAAGCGCGAGCACTTCGCGGTGCTGGGCTAGCGTGAGGCTCTTGGAGTGCAGGTCCACCACGCGGCGGAGCCACTGCCGGCCCTCTACGAGCAGCTGCTCGCTCGGCATGAACGGGTACTCCGAGCAGAGCCGGTCGACGGTGATGCGCAGCGCGTCCAGGGTGGCGGCGTCGACGTCGGAGCGGTTCAGGCGGCTGACGATTTCCAGCGTCTCCATGCCGCTCGCGGCGACGATTTCGGCGTTGCCGTCACGACGGGATGGGGCGGGGAAGATCGCGTGTGTCACGGTGCCGAAGGTCGCCGCGATGATGGGGCGGTAGAAGTCGCCGGGCATGGAGCCGGCTTCCCAGCGCTTCCACTGGCGGACCATCGACTCTTCGCTGGGCAGCTCGCTCGGTGCGTGGGCTCTGAGGGCGCGTACGGCTTGAAGCTGAGACCAGTCCCGTGCTTGCCGTTCGGCCACGATGCGGTGTGCCCACGCCGGCCTGTCGTCTGCCATGTGCCCTCCCTTGGCTGCCTGTCGTGAGTCTTGCCGTTCC contains the following coding sequences:
- a CDS encoding amidohydrolase family protein → MPDSQPQEPGRHERAGASAESGGLVLSGARLADGRTVDVRVTGGRIEAVGTAGSLADADSRARGTRLDLGGYLLLPAPAEPHAHHDSALTADTDGPPSLEPVDIQRRTTQAALLQLGHGATAIRTHVRIGDVAGLRSLQAVLGARRALRGLTELRVVAVPRQLTGTAGADGLAMLRDALRMGVDVVGGCPDLDPDPSGHAEAVLELAAEHGRAVDLHTDAPEPARLARLAAMAGGLRPHVTIGPCCGLARLPHDVAAHLAGRLAASGVSVVTLPQGGCALDGSAGHPDASGWVPLRLLRAAGVHVAAGSGALRDAANPVGRGDPLEAAFLLASRAEASPEDAYAAVSTHARRALGLPPVRVEAGFPAELLAVRGQTVPGVLSLGYSRVVLHRGRVVARTSAVREFCDAADAAGLDLPRQAQR
- a CDS encoding NAD(P)H-binding protein, translated to MRTVIAGGNGQIAVRLEQLLTARGDEAVGLIRRPEAADTVRAAGAEPVVCDLESAPVAEVAGHLAGADAAVFAAGAGPGSGAARKETMDRRGAELFAEAAARAGVRRLIVVSAMRVDEEPPPGMDEVFAAYLRAKGAADAAVRARTDVDWTILRPGRLTDAPGTGRVHLGPDAERAEVPRDDVAAVLVALLDEPRTAGLTLNLVSGETPVPTAVTAALP
- a CDS encoding IS630 family transposase; translated protein: MPGPKPLLLELSDHERRVLRGWLRKRTASQALVLRSRIVLACAEGRPNAQVADDLGISRETVRKWRSRFVADRLEGLVDLPRSGAPRKISDEQVEAMVARTLGQAPPSGDSHWSTRSMAQVEGMSQSAVSRIWRAFGLKPHIVETWKLSTDPQFVTKVRDVVGIYLSPPENALVLAVDEKSQIQALDRTQPVLPLAPTVPARMTHDYVRHGTTSLFAALDIVSGSVIAQHYRRHRAQEFLRFLKTIDAAVPKHLELHLVLDNYATHKTEAVKKWLLRHPRFHLHFTPTSASWLNLVERWFAELTSRKLRRSTHRSVIELERDIRGWINEWNKNPKPFIWTKTADEILETLAAYCTRTNDSGH